The stretch of DNA TGTTCGCGGTGGTGGCTGGCGGGACCGTCGTCGGCACCACGCGGTTCATGCGGATGAACGCTGCGAACAAGCGGCTCGAAATCGGCGGCACCTTCTATGCGAAGGCCGTGCAGCGCACCGGCGTCAACACCGAGGCCAAGCTGATGTTGCTGACCCACGCCTTCGATGCGCTAGGCTGCGAATGCGTCCAGATCCGCACCGATGCGCTCAACAAGAACTCCCAGCGCGCGATCGAACGCCTCGGCGCAAAGCGCGACGGCGTCCTGCGCGGTCATCAGGTGATGGCCGACGGCCGCTTGCGCGACACGGTGGTCTACAGCATCCTCCGCCACGAATGGCCGGGCGTGCGTCAGAATTTGGCGTATCTGCTGGCCCGCAACGAGGACCGCCCATGACTGCGATCACCGACTTCACCGTGAAGACCGCCGACGGCAGCGCGGCGTCGCTCGAACCCTATCGCGGCAAGGTGCTGCTGATCGTCAACACCGCCTCGAAATGCGGCTTCACGCCACAATATGAGGGGCTCGAAGCGTTGCACCGGGACTATGCTGATCGGGGTTTCGAGGTGCTCGCGTTTCCCTGCAACCAGTTCGGCGCACAGGAGCCGGGTGACGCAGCGGAGATCGCGAACTTCTGCACGCTGACCTACGACGTGACGTTCCCGGTCTTCGCGAAGGTCGACGTCAACGGGGCAGGGGCGGATCCGCTGTTCGAGCGCCTCAAGTCCGATGCGCCGGGCGTGCTGGGGTCGAAGGCGATCAAGTGGAACTTCACCAAGTTCCTGATCGGGCGCGATGGGGTAGTCGTCGACCGCTACGCCCCAACGACGAAGCCCGAGGACATCCGCAAGGATATCGAGAAGCTGCTGTAGCCCTCAGAGGCAACCCTCA from Sphingomonas faeni encodes:
- a CDS encoding glutathione peroxidase — translated: MTAITDFTVKTADGSAASLEPYRGKVLLIVNTASKCGFTPQYEGLEALHRDYADRGFEVLAFPCNQFGAQEPGDAAEIANFCTLTYDVTFPVFAKVDVNGAGADPLFERLKSDAPGVLGSKAIKWNFTKFLIGRDGVVVDRYAPTTKPEDIRKDIEKLL
- a CDS encoding GNAT family N-acetyltransferase, which translates into the protein MTWGETPTLTGRHVTLRPLVADDMDALVAAASTDNLWDTFYANVAMMKAPDRWLAAAMREQDFGRARLFAVVAGGTVVGTTRFMRMNAANKRLEIGGTFYAKAVQRTGVNTEAKLMLLTHAFDALGCECVQIRTDALNKNSQRAIERLGAKRDGVLRGHQVMADGRLRDTVVYSILRHEWPGVRQNLAYLLARNEDRP